tcctgatggaccagccccccatggcagcagggctgtagggcttccctggctagagACTCAATGTGGGCAagagagtttgccttctgggttcctgtctcattttgggatgctctctttctcctttcctttctggggtcctgtctctgccagCAGTCAGCCATTGAGGATGACAATTTcaatgaaaaggaggaggaggccaaagccgaggaggagacgactgcaagacgaatggatctcctcagccctgactgggtaggtggccgtggcctaagcgGTGattggcaggaggggaggggggcatatcaactGCAGGATGTTTGGttgtgttttttaattgctcgttttttgcatcttttccttgcaggttccaagtatgtcaccattttcgagtgtttcctccctgtcctccgtgtcctccctgtcctccctggattccctttgggactccctcaatgaggtatgtagcagacagagcaggagggaagccctgctgagctgggcaaccctgaggctggggaggaggaggaggaggaagccggccggccggtcaggccaccttctggactggtcgtgagcaagggggcaggcaggcagggggctgctaagggtatgcttgctgccccacttgtcctgatggaccagcccgccatggcgccagggctgtagggcttccctggctagcgactcaatgtgggcaggagagtctgccttctgggttcctgcctgtctcattttgggctgctctctttctcccctctccccaccaccactgacaCCACCTCTGcggtcctgtctctgctggcaggcagcctctgaagtggctCTCGAGGAAGAGCCACAAGaagaaccagggagtcccccagaggaggacggggaggacAAGGAGGATGGGGAGGACCTTGATATGGCGTGCCCCCCACCTGAGGAACACCTGGAGGAAAGCATAATCAAGGTCAGACGAAACATACATTCATTCATCACATATGAAAagctttcctgaacagggctgtcttcagatgtcttctaaaagtcagatagttgtttatttctttgacatctggcgggagggcgttccactgggcgggtgccactaccgagaaggccctctgcctggttccctgtaacttcgcttatCGCAgtggggaaccgccagaaggccctcagcgctggatctcataacgatgggggtggagataattCTCCTGGGTTGCTTTTGGTTTGGTATTTGTTTTGTAAGATAACTCTTTTGAATGCGTTTCCAGGTGCCTCCTGCCAAATGAAGTTATTAATTGCAAAGTGGGTTTGGCGATAATAAAACCATGTTGGCACTTTGCAAAGCCGGTtctctctggggttttcctgcctcctataccttccccccaccctcttctTCTTGGTTTTGTGTCTCGTTCAGATCTCTCCAAGGCTGACCACATGAGAACTTGGGAGAGGAGTGTTCCCTCCTGACTACAACCCTTTCATATAACGCCTtgccccaaaaaagaaaaggagggattaTGACAGCCTGCCACCACACAGGCCCTTCTCCTTCACAAacggtctggagggcagcaacacaagaaggggccttttctgtggtggctccccacttgcggaatgctcttcccagggaggctcacctggcaccttcattatgtatctttaggtgccaagcaaagaCGTTTCTCTAGaatagagctttccaaactgtgtgctcctcccagggctggaaaaggaCTAGTTGAACTGAATCCCTGTGTTGCGAAATGAGGCATGTCtccaaagtgtgtcaccaacatggaaagttCTGCTCTAGAACCAGCCTTGGGCTAATTGGACAACGCATGGCCTTTTCAACATGCTTGTGGATTGGGAGGTTGGCTTATGagttcgtttttgtttttaatgcatatgttgtgtttttattttgtatttttatgctgtaagccgccctgagagCTTCAGggtttaatcaatcaatcaatcaatcaatcaatcgattAATGATTGTGCATTTccccagaatctggaggtgaattgtttacttttctcatAGGACTGTGAGGAAGAGAGGCCCCCGGAGACCCCCACTTGCCTCGGCCTCCGTTCTGCCTTCTCCTGGGTCCGGAATATCTTTAAAAGATCACCACCACCAGCACAAGCAGGAACCACCACCAGCAGCGGGTTCTGCACGCggctcaggcgctggatgcggcagcatcgcagcCGTGTCCACCCCGAACCAAGgtgaggaggagttgggaggcttgcaccgatccgcccggggggattttgccacccccctgGGATGACACTTGGGGcgatacctcccccccccccgcacccgccttcctccgccagtggtggcaggggaagtagcacctggaggcgcGCGAGTCCCTAAGGGACTCCTTTTCTTTGTCTttgcacaggtcttaatccttgtggAGGAGGAGCTGAAGAGGAAAGATCAGAACGCGAGCTATGTCAGCGGCAGGCAGGTCGGCGCGGGCGGCAGGGCGCTGCTTCAGCCCCCTGCTCCGTATTGGACCTGAGTCAAAACTGAACCTTGTGATCAAGCATCGCCTGAGGAAGCTGGCCGCAGAGCTGGACCCCCACAGAACCCTGTCATCTGGCACACACTGGCCCAAGTCCTAGGCAGGCATTTCGGCGTAGCTGATGCTGAGAAGGTGTTGGAGCAACTGCAAAAGGATTATGAGCGGAGCCTTTGATTACTGAGCTTGGATGACATTGAGCGCTTGGCCACACGCTTGCTTCACCCTGAAGTGGCTGAAGCTGTAGAAATGGGCTTTCTGGATTAGCTGGTGAACTTGGGGACTGAGCCTGCCTTTTTGGACAGAAAGGGCCCAGCTTGGGGCTTATTGGGGGCGATCCCTCTGGACTGCTGTTAAAGGGGCACAGAGCATCTGTAGCCACACCCCGTCCATTATAGGTGGTGATGGGTGAGACTGATCTACTCTGTCTAGTGTGTTCGTCTGAAGTGAGGGAATGACTCTTGGGGAAAGATTGCTTGCCCAGTACTGAGAGATGCAGCTGCCACTGggcttgggtgctgctgtgttTAATAATGtgggggttttctttttcatCACCCAAGCCTGGTTGCATCTAATAGATTCATATTTATTGTTGTATCCAAAGGCCATCCTAAAAATAAAGTTtaccagaatttttaaaaaaacaccaactcCATGGAAATATTTTTGTGGGTGGACGTTATTTCTGATCATTCACATTGTTCTGATTGGTACCTGATTGATTAAACTCAATCCTTAACACCATCTGAATCACTTGCTATTGGTttagatatatgtatataaattCATAACATCATTGTAAAGTTAAAATAACAGTCCagtaagaagaaggaaaaaaaagagacgcgggtggcgctgtgggttaaaccacagagcctaggacttgctgatcagaaggtcggtggttcgaatccccctgatggagtgagctcccgttgctcggtccctgctcctgccaacctagcagttcaaaagcacatcaaagtgcaagtagataaataggtaccgctccagcgggaaggtaaacggcgtttccatgcgctgctctggttcgccagaagcggcttagtcctgctggccacatgacccggaagctgtacaccggctccctcagccaataaagcgagatgagcgccgcaaccccagagtcagccacagtcaggggtccctttaccttttaaagaaaaaaaatatgacaaaaggggggggggaatgtaccaAGTCTAAGTCCAAGTCTAATTTAAAGGGTTCCTCAGATAAAATACATTCTCAAGAGACTACACAATGAATTAGATGTTGCAACGGAACTGACCTGCCACAAAGGGAATACAAAATAAAGATTGTGAATACCACCAATTAAGCCATGTTTCACTGGGACCTGCCACTCCTATTTGACATATAAACGTAATCTGAATTTCTTGTAATCATTTACAGGGCTTCAGAGACTGGTTTGTAACCTTCAGCCAAGTATTCTGGggagtgtatttttttttttttttactgcttttgtTCCTGTCAGATTGTAATTTTTTCCTATGAAATTCACATCATAATACAGCTATTGTGTTGGAAACAATGGTTAACTTAACAGGTAGCGTGATCCTGAGTACAAAAACAGAGGCGGCTTTGATCATAAGATTATTCCATTGTGTTTTTTTCACTCAATCAGTCCCGGAGTGGACTAACTGAAACCAGTGGCATTTAAGTCCAGTcatatccattcatttcagtcaGTCTGGTTCTGAGTGGGTCTGAAGTTGAACGCAACAcccaataaacaaaacaatatttCCCCTGGTTCCATTTCGGAATGCCGTGACAGTGATCTACTTCTGTGTCAACGCTCCCCCCACACGCaaagaaaaacccaaaacctGCAGGAAGACCATCCGGTTGCCCTTTTCCTTCACCTGCTTGCAGATAAACCATCCACGccaggtgtcagggaactgccatcggaaggacaggaggtggaagggctccctgaggttgagacagacttagcagctgaagagggaaccagcagggggagaggaggagctccgagggaaagtgagtcggagggatggctcagggacacttccagcgaaaacagtggggaggtttcaagacctcctatagggacacccactcctcgccggaaactgtcacgccgagagtcccgaagacgtgtttccgttaaggagcttttatgctggaagagattccgtaagcgcccactttcggattctgctagtgactgacagagccatgcttgaggggctccgtcgtaggcagaggtttgcggacttggccaaactctgagggactaggattttacgcacaagcagctcatcatcccttcacaccaggcataagcaaaccctgaccctccagatgtttaggactacaattcccatcatccctagctaacaggaccagcggtcagggatgatggggattgtagtcccaaacatctggagggccggagtttgcctatgccttatcCACACCACCGTGAGCTTCTTACAGGAAAAGTAgggttataaatgcaataattagtgaaataaattaaataagaataagaataataaattttatttataccctgccctccccagccaaggccaggctcagggcagctaacgaccaataataaaaacgagttgaatgaatacaacttaaaacaagattaaaatacaacattaaaactttaaaacaattaaaatgcagcctcatcacaggaggagaaaggaaaaagagggggagggaatctatttatttatatatatatatatatatatatatatatatatatatatatatgcaggttttggtgtcctcgggtatcttcccgtgtaaaagttggggtgtctaggcgacgtttcgacgacgtcgcctagacaccccaacttttacacgggaagatacccgaggacaccaaaacctgcattcctgtacccgtgaaaatctacgaaagcatatatatatatatatatatatatatatatatatatatgcaataatcaatcaatcaaatctatacatgcaataaaataaataaataaataaataaataaatggaatgctaAAACAAATATCCGACAGCACGTGCAAACGAACCCGGAAGCGGCTCAATTGCCAACTCCCATCTCCCCATCATGGatcatccccttcatggatcactgccccttgatggatcactgccttgccgtggcgaaggggcttgaagaactcagagaagctatgagctatgccgtgcagggccacccgagatgaacaggtcatagtggagagttttgaccaaacgtgatccacctggaggaggaaccggcaagccactccagtatccctgccaagaaaactccacggacaaagacaacaggcatataaaagttatggaagtgagagctggaccacaaagaaggctgatcaccgaagaatggatgcttttgaattctggtgctggaggagactcttgagagtcccatggactgcaggaagatcaaacctctccattctgaaggaaatcagccctgagtgctcactggaaggacagatcctgaagctgaggctccaagactttggccacctcatgacagGTGCGCATGCGCGGcttgtgattcggcacttctgcgcatgcgcaaagtgtgatttagcgcttctgtgcatgagcaaccgccaaaacccagaaataacccattccggtactttcgggtttcggcAAACTGTAACCTGaagaaacgcaacctgaagcgcctgtaacccgaggtatgactgtattgagaggcttaaacaagcctgcaaccagctatccactgtgcatttaaaaggagaatgtaaaactctgctagagtgcaaaatatggtctgaagctcagcatcgaaaaaaacgaagatcatggccactggtcccatcacctcctggcaaatagaaggggaagaaatggcggcagtgagagattttactttcttgggctccatgatcactgcagatggtgacagcagtcacgaaattaaaagacgcctgcttcttgggagaaaagcaatgacaaagctagacagcatcttaaaaagtagagacatcaccttgccaacaaaggtctgtatagttaaaggtatggttttcccagtagtgatgcatggaagtgaaagctggaccataaagaaggctgatcgccgaagaatggatgcttttgaattctggtgctggaggagactcttgagaatcccatggactgcaagaagatcaaacctctccattctgaaggaaatcagccctgagtgctcactggaaggacagatcctgaagctgaggctccaagactttggccaactcatgagaaaagaagactccctggaaaagaccctgatgttgggaaagatggagggcacgaggagaaggggacgacagaggatgagatggttggacagtgttctcaaagctacaaacatgagtttgaccaaactgcgggaggcagtggaagacaggagtgcctggcgtgctctggtccagggggtcacgaagagtcggacacgactaaacaactaaacaacaaatggatgatagtttgacaaataagatatcaatggtcttcattcttcctgaaaagattcatcctcatgtttagcaggtaatttcaccgtTTCAAcatattcccccagtttcataagctaatcctccctctttccacttctgtgcaaataaagttctagctgctgcggttgcatacataaataacccagtCAGCTTTCTCGGGAcctttaattattaaatttatataggagccttcattggattgctacaggttgaattgctataagaATAAGTGTTTCGTAAGCTTTCCACTAGTCTGGCGAGATGAAAgtctaagtaggatgcaatcttagctaatgaatctaaatgcttcatcagtggctgttctgccaattattttcacttcccatctgatcttggttttaTTCTATAAATGGGGActtgaatgggaggaacctgagttggaggaggaggacctgaatgggagggacctgagttggaggaggaggaggacctgaacgGGAGGAAcctgagcaggaggaggaggacctgaatgggaggaacctgagttggaggaggaggacctgaatgggaggaacctgagcaggaggaggaggcctctcactcttccttcctgactgagcataatatgcctcctcttaaaaggtttggcaggcagggaatacaactatctggcattgtctcattgcttccctccaatgctgaacttgttgctggctcactTGTAATCTGGTAATCctctgcttatatttcaaatcctccCTTTGATTTCATATATGGATGTTAGTctagcaaacctagacagcatcttaaagagcagagacatcaccttgccaacaaaggtccgtattgttaaagctctggttttcccagtagtgatgcatggaagtgaaagctggaccataaagaaggctgatcgccgaagaatggatgcttttgaattctggtgctggaggagactcttgagagtcccatggactgcaagaagatccaacctctccattctgaaggaagtcagccctgagtgctcactggaaggacagatcctgaagctgaggctccaagactttggccacctcatgagaagagaagactccctggaaaagaccctgatgttgggaaagatggagggcgcaaggagaaggggacgacagaggacgagatgattggacagtgttcttgaagctaccagcatgagtttgaccaaactgcgggaggcagtggaagacaggagggcctggcgtgctctggtccagggggtcacagaGAGGcagagacgactaaacaacaacatctcccCATGGCATTGTCCCTGCCCGAAGGGGCTGACGGGAGATGTAGTTTTAGCCGCTCCCTCTGGGTCCGCCGTGCGCATGCGCGAGAAGGCGGGGCAAGCTGACCCGCCTGGGTGACGTCACTCCCCCCGcggtatttctctccccccctccccggcgGACTCCAATGCAGACGCAGAGGAGACTCTCGGCATGGAGCGGGTGCTGCTCTTCTCGCTGCTCCTCACAGCCGCCGCTGTAGACGCAGGTGAgcacaacccgcgcatgcgcgaGGAGACCCTTTCTGGGCTGGAATGCCGGCACAcgcgggaagggggggggctccACTCAGGTCACGCCCACCTCCACCACCGGCGCCGATTGGCCAGGCGCACCTCGGCTGTCGGAAAGGTGCCGATTGGACGCTCGCTTGAGCCTGCCCCTCCCCCTGTGACCCCGCCCTTTTATTGGTTGCGGGGTAGTGGGCGGGGCCTCGTTGGGGTTGTCATGGAGACGGGGCCTGTACCTTCAGGCTGAGGCGAGAAATAAACAAGAATAAAGCGTGTTTGTTATTAATACATAGGAATTATAATGCTAGAATTTTGGGCCACGTGTTAtgtgtttataccccaccctccctccatGGGTGGGGTAACGTTTTCTGCTTTTGCCCCATTTTTGTTTCCCACccgcctcacaacaaccctgtgaggtaggccacatattattattattattattattattatattttttaattcttcttcttcttagtccacatattattattattattattattattattattattattattattattattattattatattttttaattcttcttcttcttaggccacatattattattattattattattatattttttaattcttcttcttcttaggccacatattattattattattattattattattattattattattattattattattattattattatattttttaattcttcttcttcttagtccacatattattattattattattattattattattattattattttatttttaaattcttcttcttcttcttcttcttcttcttcttcttcttcttcttcttcttcttcttcttcttcttcttcttcttttattgttgttagccgccctgagcccagcatCAGCtgaggagggcaggatataaataatttttattattatttgttacggaaggggggggggcatgtcttcttcaccttcttctttgctacaatatatccatttattcccaattgtcaatgtcaaaagggactaaaatctataaaatccatagaaaatcaacgtgccaatttgctcaatttctctaggactccaccacccctcccctgtcttccataatccctcaagtaaagtgtcaagaccctaatcctgtcaaaatcactctgccaagcctttcctcgggcaatgccaggtggcagactatgcatacatggaccattgtcttcccatcaccggcactcaggaagcgcttatctgcgcatatctccagctctgcatattcccccctccctcctccatatggtaatccggtgtaacccaacctctccttcatgtattcatgatgtaatctgtgtaacccaacctctccttaatgtattcatgatgtaatctgtgtaacccaacctctccttcatgtattcatgatgtaatctgtgtaacccaacctctccttcatgtattcatgatgtaatctgtgtaacccaacctctccttcatgtattcatgatgtaatctgtgtaacccaacctctccttcatgtattcatgatgtaatctgtgtaacccaacctctccttcatgtattcatgatgtaatctgtgtaacccaacctctccttcatgtattcatgatgtaatctgtgtaacccaacctctccttcatgtattcatgatgtaatctgtgtaacccaacctctccttcatgtattcatgatgtaatctgtgtaacccaacctctccttcatGTATTCATGACGTAACTGGGATGtcttttgcactgtattctgggacatggagggagtttccaaagttcatgtcacccctttctcgcggttcaatctcgccttgaacctgttgcgcaataaacttggatcttctgcagtttgctcctgtgcccggctgagctcattttcttccgcagggacccgcggacttacttagtccgacgagctgggtggcagagtaaccccgcacccagattttagccgTAACAAAGCCAATAAGTGAAACCTAACAAAAGACgccttcagatttatttattcagttataTATTGGAAAAcgggtaaatttcaattatagGAAACAGGACCCTTGATTgtgagaaggggcagcaaagcatgctgggaagaaggacatgAGGGAAATTAAACCTAAGAAAGTATAATTTATCAATAATGCTAATAtgtgaaaccgaacaaaagacaccttAGGATTGATTTatttggttatacactggaaaaaaacGGTTAAATTTCAAATTAATCTGAaaccccacagcagggcatgCTGGGAATCGACCGTTGGCCTGAGGgagctggcagtgcatgctgggaactAGACTGCAACTACCGCCGCTCCGCAGCCTGGACCACGGCGGAGGCTGGCGGGAGTCGCAGGGCCTTTTGgaggtggccccttcccctcccaggGCAGAGAAAGGCCCGGCCCCATGgccctcctgcctctgcctccgcCAGGGACACCAGCGCCTGCAGCCCATCcagctgcactctgcacgcccttagaggccggagaggctggcaggggcagggcccccaggtgagcccgggagagaggggcccctgggtgggatctgcactctgcacgccctcagaggccggagaggctggcagggacagggcccccagatgagcccgggagagagaggggcccctggggggatctgcactctgcacgccctcagaggccggagaggctggcagggacagggcccccaggtgagcccgggagagagaggggcccctggggggatttgcactctgcacgctctcagaggccggagaggctggcaggggcagggcccccaggtgagcccaggagagagaggggcccctggggggatttccactctgcacgccctcagaggccggagaggctggcagggggagggcccccaggtgagcccgggagagagaagggcccctgggggatgtgcactctgcacgccctcagaggctttgTAGTCTAAGCTGGGGGGTGAGGGATTTCttcccatttgtgtgtgtgtgtgtgtgtgtgtgtgtgtgtgtgtgtaatacgtATATGTATATGTTATGTACTCTTAACAGTATATATTTGGTTTTACACAATATGCATACATAACAATTATTCTATTcaattaaaaacaagataaaagttTACCCAAACCTtcggacctccctccctccctccctttggtcagatagatagatagatagatagatagatagatagatagatatcaatCCTGCATCTTTCATTGTAATCTATCTAGTGTATATCCAGAATTTCCAAAGTTCACATTGCTTTGCAAGTGTTGGTTAGATACCTGCTGCTTTTTTCAACTGCTTCCTGTGGTCTCCCAAATAGGTTACAAAATCATTCCagttcagacaggattgatggaagtcaaaaatttgaataagatgtaaaagtatgtttaattaccgttgaaaatgatatgttaaaaaaaataattaaaaattatata
This genomic stretch from Podarcis muralis chromosome 18, rPodMur119.hap1.1, whole genome shotgun sequence harbors:
- the LOC114589892 gene encoding uncharacterized protein LOC114589892, giving the protein MSAIEDDNFNEKEEEAKAEEETTARRMDLLSPDWVPSMSPFSSVSSLSSVSSLSSLDSLWDSLNEAASEVALEEEPQEEPGSPPEEDGEDKEDGEDLDMACPPPEEHLEESIIKDCEEERPPETPTCLGLRSAFSWVRNIFKRSPPPAQAGTTTSSGFCTRLRRWMRQHRSRVHPEPRS